One Accipiter gentilis chromosome 11, bAccGen1.1, whole genome shotgun sequence DNA window includes the following coding sequences:
- the PODXL gene encoding podocalyxin, translating into MRAPLLLLLLLLGDSSQNVTTKPANPGENGQITTTTNSSKVQGKTPTDNPGKPQSTPTVLSTAVQGMNSTSKLGSSPPTSERPHSTGQSTTTSSNPRNTSPTRAISPTTVQGTTLTSSPRNPVATPTISPQQGIPSASSRPSTTKPPAIFSTAQQKTSTPASLGSLAATTPRSAVLTPVSSSAAISGGLGTTAPSPSTTERLTIQTSDQSNSMTASSGIPKNNLTLGLKDDGVSSPASVTKLPHSSSSSPVQGLASSTRPGSINTFVTPFDGAVSPTSSKASLPLSPGSTDKVSEAAATSTPGADQKSQDAGSVSTKPASTDQSPASAQPSAPALGDQTASSSPHHQHPNTFQNEVICKDKVQNNWPTMYLKEAKTCAEWRTASVNISFFESFCSTGQHAFNASRETCTVMLTSREPRSQHWAVRAVLHLPLDPEKVLEELQEKDKLDELGIANITYDKMEREMIINDEFSTPLIITIITLAGSLLLIAAIYGCCHQRFSQKKDQHIHPDLPGFDDGHVALIFNQRLTEELQTMENGYHDNPTLEVMETSSEMQEKKVNLNGELGDSWIVPLDTLMKEDLEEEEDTHL; encoded by the exons GTGACAGCTCTCAGAATGTTACAACGAAACCTGCAAACCCAGGAGAAAATGGGCAGATCACCACAACTACAAACAGCAGCAAGGTGCAAGGGAAGACCCCTACAGACAATCCAGGAAAACCACAATCCACCCCTACGGTGTTATCTACTGCAGTTCAAGGGATGAACTCCACAAGCAAGCTGGGAAGCTCACCGCCCACCTCTGAGAGACCACACAGCACTGGTCAAAGCACCACCACTTCAAGCAACCCGAGAAACACATCACCCACCCGTGCGATATCACCCACCACAGTTCAAGGGACCACCCTTACAAGCAGCCCAAGAAACCCAGTAGCCACCCCCACGATATCGCCTCAGCAGGGCATCCCTTCAGCCAGCTCCAGACCCTCAACAACCAAACCTCCTGCAATCTTCAGCACTGCCCAGCAGAAGACCAGCACTCCAGCAAGCTTGGGAAGCTTGGCAGCCACCACTCCTCGAAGTGCAGTCCTCACTCCtgtgagcagctctgcagccatcTCAGGAGGTTTAGGGACTACTGCCCCATCCCCTTCCACCACAGAACGTCTGACAATCCAGACTTCAGACCAGTCGAACAGCATGACCGCGAGCAGCGGCATCCCAAAGAACAACCTTACCCTTGGGCTGAAGGACGATGGTGTCTCTTCTCCCGCATCTGTCACCAAGCTGCCTCACTCTTCTTCCAGTTCTCCAGTCCAGGGACTGGCCTCTTCCACCAGACCTGGAAGCATCAATACTTTTGTTACGCCTTTTGATGGAGCTGTGTCCCCCACCAGTAGTAAAGCGTCTCTGCCTTTATCACCTGGCAGCACGGACAAGGTCTCAGAGGCAGCCGCCACGTCAACTCCTGGAGCAG ACCAGAAAAGCCAAGATGCCGGATCTGTGTCAACCAAACCTGCAAGTACTGACCAAAGCCCTGCCAGTGCACAGCcatcagccccagccctgggggaccAGACGGCGAGCAGCAGTCCTCACCACCAGCACCCTAACACTTTCCAAAACGAG GTCATCTGTAAAGACAAGGTGCAAAATAATTGGCCCACCATGTATCTAAAAGAAGCTAAAACCTGT GCTGAGTGGAGGACCGCCAGCGTCAACATCTCCTTCTTCGAGAGCTTCTGCTCGACGGGCCAGCACGCTTTCAACGCCAGCAGGGAAACGTGCACGGTGATGCTGACCTCCCGTGAGCCCCGCTCCCAGCACTGGGCTGTGCGGGCGGTCTTGCACC TCCCTTTGGACCCTGAAAAAGTCCTcgaggagctgcaggagaaggatAAGTTAGACGAG TTGGGAATCGCCAACATCACCTACGACAAAATGGAGAGGGAGATGATAATCAATGATGAGTTCAGCACACCCCTgatcatcaccatcatcacccTGGCTGGCTCCTTGCTGCTGATCGCGGCCATCTACGGCTGCTGTCACCAACGCTTTTCCCAAAAGAAGGACCAG CACATCCACCCTGATCTCCCCGGGTTTGATGATGGACATGTGGCCCTGATCTTTAAC CAGCGCCTGACCGAGGAGCTGCAGACGATGGAGAACGGCTACCACGATAACCCCACGCTGGAGGTGATGGAGACCTCttctgaaatgcaggaaaagaaagtgaaccTCAACGGCGAGCTGGGGGACAGCTGGATCGTTCCTCTCGACACCCTCATGAAGGAGgacctggaggaagaggaggacacGCATTTATAG